In Streptomyces nojiriensis, one genomic interval encodes:
- a CDS encoding ABC transporter permease, with the protein MSAAAPADGRDERLAPTSTLRKLLARPELGSVVGAVAVFVFFSIAAPTFLQASSLSTILYSASTIGIMAAPVALLMIGGEFDLSAGVMVTTSALVSSMFSYQMTANVWVGVGVSLLVTLAIGFFNGFMLTRTKLPSFIITLGTFLMLTGLNLGFTKLITGTVSTKTIADMEGFPSARALFASQWTIGSVTLKVTVLWWFAIVAVATWILLRTRAGNWIFAVGGGADAARATGVPVVKTRIGLYMGVALCAWISGQHILFSFDVVQSGEGVGNEFLYIIAAVIGGCLMTGGYGSAIGSAVGAFIFGMTSNGIVYAQWNPDWFKFFLGAMLLLATLLNAWVRKRAEATK; encoded by the coding sequence ATGAGCGCGGCCGCACCCGCCGACGGGCGCGACGAACGGCTGGCCCCCACCTCCACCCTGCGCAAGCTGCTCGCCCGCCCCGAGCTGGGCTCGGTGGTCGGCGCCGTGGCCGTCTTCGTCTTCTTCTCCATCGCCGCCCCCACCTTCCTGCAGGCCTCCAGCCTCAGCACGATCCTCTACTCGGCCTCCACCATCGGGATCATGGCCGCCCCGGTGGCCCTGCTGATGATCGGCGGCGAGTTCGACCTCTCCGCCGGTGTCATGGTCACCACCTCGGCGCTGGTCAGCTCGATGTTCAGCTACCAGATGACCGCCAACGTCTGGGTCGGCGTCGGCGTGTCCCTGCTGGTCACCCTGGCCATCGGCTTCTTCAACGGATTCATGCTGACGCGCACGAAGCTGCCCAGCTTCATCATCACGCTCGGCACCTTCCTGATGCTGACCGGCCTGAACCTCGGCTTCACCAAGCTGATCACCGGCACCGTCTCCACCAAGACCATCGCCGACATGGAGGGCTTCCCCTCCGCCCGCGCCCTCTTCGCCTCGCAGTGGACCATCGGCTCGGTCACCCTCAAGGTCACCGTCCTGTGGTGGTTCGCCATCGTTGCCGTCGCCACCTGGATCCTGCTGCGCACCCGCGCCGGCAACTGGATCTTCGCCGTGGGCGGTGGGGCCGACGCGGCCCGCGCCACCGGCGTGCCCGTCGTGAAGACCCGTATCGGCCTCTACATGGGCGTCGCCCTGTGCGCCTGGATCTCCGGACAGCACATCCTGTTCTCGTTCGACGTGGTCCAGTCGGGCGAGGGCGTGGGCAACGAGTTCCTCTACATCATCGCGGCCGTCATCGGCGGCTGCCTGATGACCGGCGGCTACGGCTCCGCCATCGGCTCGGCGGTCGGTGCCTTCATCTTCGGCATGACCAGCAACGGCATCGTGTACGCCCAGTGGAACCCGGACTGGTTCAAGTTCTTCCTCGGCGCGATGCTCCTGCTGGCCACGCTGCTCAACGCATGGGTCCGCAAGCGGGCGGAGGCGACCAAGTGA
- a CDS encoding ATP-binding cassette domain-containing protein: MGPQAGGGDQVSATEKTATAPGAGTALVKLTEVSKFYGNIRALQGVSLEVSAGEITCVLGDNGAGKSTLIKIIAGLHRHDAGTFEIEGEETVLANPRAALDHGIATVYQDLAVVPLMPVWRNFFLGSEPTKGSGPFRRLDVELMRETTRTELLRMGIDLRDVDQPIGTLSGGERQCVAIARAVYFGAKVLVLDEPTAALGVKQSGVVLKYVAAARDAGLGVVLITHNPHHAYLVGDRFVLLKRGTMAGSHTRDSITLDELTRQMAGGSELEELSHELERVAESGEGTPPATAATDGPAGRSGPADEAGRPPGTTAPKRDDTTR; the protein is encoded by the coding sequence ATGGGTCCGCAAGCGGGCGGAGGCGACCAAGTGAGTGCGACCGAGAAGACCGCGACCGCTCCCGGAGCGGGCACCGCCCTGGTGAAGCTGACCGAGGTCAGCAAGTTCTACGGGAACATCCGCGCCCTCCAGGGGGTCTCCCTGGAGGTCTCGGCGGGCGAGATCACCTGTGTCCTCGGCGACAACGGCGCCGGCAAGTCCACCCTCATCAAGATCATCGCGGGGCTGCACCGGCACGACGCCGGCACCTTCGAGATCGAGGGGGAGGAGACCGTGCTCGCCAACCCCCGCGCGGCCCTCGACCACGGCATCGCCACCGTCTACCAGGACCTCGCCGTCGTCCCGCTCATGCCCGTCTGGCGGAACTTCTTCCTCGGCTCCGAGCCCACCAAGGGCAGCGGCCCCTTCCGCCGCCTCGACGTGGAGCTCATGCGCGAGACCACCCGCACCGAGCTGCTGCGCATGGGCATCGACCTGCGCGACGTGGACCAGCCCATCGGCACCCTGTCCGGCGGCGAGCGGCAGTGCGTGGCCATCGCCCGCGCCGTGTACTTCGGGGCGAAGGTCCTCGTACTCGACGAGCCCACCGCGGCCCTCGGCGTCAAGCAGTCCGGAGTGGTCCTCAAGTACGTCGCCGCCGCCCGGGACGCGGGCCTCGGCGTGGTCCTGATCACCCACAACCCGCACCACGCGTACCTGGTCGGGGACCGTTTCGTGCTCCTCAAGCGCGGCACCATGGCGGGCAGCCACACCCGGGACTCGATCACGCTCGACGAGCTCACCCGGCAGATGGCGGGCGGCTCCGAGCTGGAGGAACTGAGCCACGAGCTGGAGCGAGTGGCAGAATCGGGGGAAGGCACCCCACCTGCCACGGCCGCGACGGACGGCCCGGCCGGGCGGAGCGGCCCGGCCGACGAGGCCGGCCGGCCCCCCGGAACCACCGCACCCAAGAGGGACGACACGACTCGATGA
- a CDS encoding ROK family glucokinase — MSTYRDFTLTHRGSARGTVLRTIGTRERRSHLTAPRVPTVGIDIGGTKVMAGVVDADGIILEKIRTETPDKSKSPKVVEDTIVELVLDLSDRHDVHAVGIGAAGWVDADRSRVLFAPHLAWRDEPLRDALQSRLAVPVMVDNDANTAAWAEWRFGAGRGEDHLVMITLGTGIGGAILEGGQVKRGRYGVAGEFGHMQVVPGGHRCPCGNRGCWEQYSSGNALVREARELAAADSPVAYNIIARVGGNVSEITGPLITELAREGDAMCVELLQDIGQWLGVGIANLAAALDPSCFVIGGGVSAADDLLIGPARDAFRRHLTGRGYRPEARIAKAQLGPEAGMVGAADLARLVARRFRRATRRRVERYERYERYAQQLGRREPAVPKEQDEQ, encoded by the coding sequence ATGAGCACGTACCGGGACTTCACGCTCACCCACCGGGGGTCGGCGCGAGGCACCGTCCTGCGGACCATCGGGACCCGGGAGCGCCGGTCGCACCTGACGGCCCCGCGCGTCCCCACGGTCGGCATCGACATCGGCGGCACCAAGGTGATGGCGGGCGTCGTCGACGCCGACGGGATCATCCTGGAGAAGATCCGCACGGAGACCCCGGACAAGTCCAAGAGCCCCAAGGTCGTCGAGGACACCATCGTCGAGCTGGTGCTGGACCTCTCCGACCGGCACGACGTGCACGCGGTCGGCATCGGGGCGGCGGGCTGGGTCGACGCCGACCGCTCCCGCGTGCTGTTCGCACCCCACCTGGCCTGGCGCGACGAGCCCCTGCGCGACGCGCTGCAGTCCCGGCTCGCGGTCCCGGTCATGGTCGACAACGACGCGAACACCGCCGCCTGGGCGGAATGGCGCTTCGGCGCCGGACGCGGCGAGGACCACCTCGTCATGATCACGCTCGGCACCGGCATCGGCGGGGCCATCCTCGAAGGCGGCCAGGTCAAGCGCGGCCGGTACGGGGTCGCCGGCGAATTCGGCCATATGCAGGTCGTCCCCGGCGGCCACCGCTGCCCCTGCGGCAACCGCGGCTGCTGGGAGCAGTACAGCTCCGGCAACGCGCTGGTCCGCGAGGCCCGGGAGCTGGCCGCCGCCGATTCGCCGGTCGCGTACAACATCATCGCCCGGGTCGGCGGCAACGTCTCCGAGATCACCGGACCGCTGATCACCGAGCTGGCCCGCGAGGGCGACGCCATGTGCGTCGAGCTGCTCCAGGACATCGGCCAGTGGCTGGGCGTCGGCATCGCCAACCTCGCCGCCGCCCTCGACCCGTCCTGCTTCGTCATCGGCGGCGGCGTCAGCGCCGCCGACGACCTGCTGATCGGCCCGGCCCGGGACGCCTTCCGCCGCCACCTCACCGGTCGCGGCTACCGCCCCGAGGCCCGTATCGCCAAGGCCCAGCTCGGGCCGGAGGCGGGCATGGTCGGTGCCGCCGACCTCGCCCGGCTCGTCGCCCGCCGCTTCCGCCGCGCCACCCGCCGCCGGGTCGAGCGCTACGAGCGGTACGAGCGCTACGCGCAGCAGCTGGGCCGGCGCGAGCCCGCAGTCCCCAAGGAGCAGGACGAACAGTGA
- a CDS encoding substrate-binding domain-containing protein produces the protein MGAVLAAVLGASLAGCSSTGGKRAEERAKAAQAGRPAVSTPRWTFAMITHAGDGDTFWDIVQKGAKEAAAKDNINFVYAHDDQAQQQAQFVQNAIDQKVDGIVVSLAKPEALKDVLAKAVKAGIPVITVNSGSAQSAAYGALTHIGQDEVVAGEAVGTELNERGRKKAVCVLHEQGNVGHEQRCAGAKKTFSGTMENLYVEGTNMPSVQAAIQAQLQADPSVDAIVTLGAPFAPTAVKAKEAAGSKAEVDTFDLNASVARDLKSGALGFAVDQQPYLQGYEAIDLLWLYRYNANVLGGGRPVLTGPQIVTADEAGKLEEYIKRGSR, from the coding sequence GTGGGCGCCGTGCTCGCGGCGGTACTGGGGGCCTCGCTCGCGGGCTGCAGCAGTACGGGCGGCAAGCGCGCCGAGGAGCGCGCGAAGGCCGCCCAGGCGGGCCGGCCGGCCGTCTCCACCCCGCGCTGGACCTTCGCGATGATCACGCACGCGGGCGACGGCGACACCTTCTGGGACATCGTGCAGAAGGGCGCCAAGGAGGCCGCGGCGAAGGACAACATCAACTTCGTCTACGCCCACGACGACCAGGCACAGCAGCAGGCGCAGTTCGTACAGAACGCCATCGACCAGAAGGTCGACGGGATCGTCGTCAGCCTGGCCAAGCCCGAGGCCCTCAAGGACGTCCTCGCCAAGGCCGTCAAGGCCGGCATCCCGGTGATCACGGTCAACTCCGGCTCCGCCCAGTCCGCCGCGTACGGGGCGCTGACCCACATCGGCCAGGACGAGGTGGTCGCGGGCGAGGCCGTCGGCACCGAGCTGAACGAGCGCGGCCGCAAGAAGGCCGTCTGCGTCCTGCACGAGCAGGGCAACGTCGGCCACGAGCAGCGCTGCGCCGGTGCGAAGAAGACCTTCTCCGGAACCATGGAGAACCTGTACGTCGAGGGCACCAACATGCCCTCCGTCCAGGCGGCGATCCAGGCCCAGCTGCAGGCCGACCCCTCCGTCGACGCCATCGTCACCCTCGGCGCACCCTTCGCACCCACCGCGGTCAAGGCGAAGGAGGCGGCCGGCAGCAAGGCCGAGGTGGACACCTTCGACCTGAACGCGTCGGTCGCCCGCGACCTGAAGTCCGGAGCCCTCGGCTTCGCCGTCGACCAGCAGCCCTACCTGCAGGGCTACGAGGCCATCGACCTGCTCTGGCTCTACCGCTACAACGCCAACGTGCTCGGCGGCGGCCGCCCCGTGCTCACCGGACCGCAGATCGTGACCGCCGACGAGGCGGGCAAGCTGGAGGAGTACATCAAGCGGGGCAGCCGATGA
- a CDS encoding amino acid ABC transporter ATP-binding protein — protein MAVEPLIELRDVNKHFGALHVLRDINLTVGRGEVVVVIGPSGSGKSTLCRAINRLETVESGTILIDGEALPAEGKELARLRAEVGMVFQSFNLFAHKTVLANVSLAQVKVRGRKRGEADRRSRELLERVGLADQAEKFPAQLSGGQQQRVAIARALAMSPKALLFDEPTSALDPEMINEVLEVMRQLAREGMTMVVVTHEMGFARSAANRVVFMADGRIIEDRTPEQFFTAPESDRAKDFLSKILKH, from the coding sequence ATGGCCGTCGAACCGTTGATCGAGCTGCGGGACGTCAACAAGCACTTCGGTGCACTGCACGTACTGCGGGACATCAACCTCACCGTCGGCCGCGGGGAGGTGGTGGTGGTCATCGGCCCCTCCGGCTCCGGGAAATCCACCCTGTGCCGGGCGATCAACCGGCTGGAGACCGTCGAGTCGGGCACGATCCTGATCGACGGGGAGGCGCTGCCCGCCGAGGGCAAGGAGCTGGCGCGGCTGCGCGCCGAGGTGGGGATGGTCTTCCAGTCCTTCAACCTGTTCGCGCACAAGACCGTCCTCGCCAACGTCTCGCTCGCGCAGGTCAAGGTACGCGGCCGCAAGCGGGGCGAGGCGGACCGGCGCTCCCGGGAGCTCCTGGAGCGGGTCGGCCTGGCCGATCAGGCCGAGAAGTTCCCGGCCCAGCTCTCCGGCGGTCAGCAGCAGCGCGTGGCGATCGCCCGCGCCCTGGCCATGAGTCCCAAGGCCCTGCTCTTCGACGAGCCCACCTCCGCACTCGACCCGGAAATGATCAACGAGGTGCTGGAGGTGATGCGGCAGCTCGCCCGCGAGGGCATGACCATGGTCGTGGTCACCCACGAGATGGGCTTCGCCCGCTCCGCCGCGAACCGCGTGGTCTTCATGGCCGACGGGCGGATCATCGAGGACCGCACCCCGGAGCAGTTCTTCACCGCCCCGGAGAGCGACCGGGCGAAGGACTTCCTCTCCAAGATCCTCAAGCACTGA
- a CDS encoding dihydrofolate reductase family protein — protein sequence MGKLTLTTFVTLDGVMQAPGGPDEDQSGGFEYGGWVAPFADEGMGEFITEVFGRAEAFLLGRKTYEIFASYWPEHDDPADPVAGKLNRLPKYVASTTLKEPAWGPVTVLDGEHLQGEIVRVKDELEGELQVHGSGQLAQWLLARDLVEEINLLVFPVVLGAGQRLFPTGGLPTAYEVVSSRTTPAGTAVHTYRPTGRATFATIGD from the coding sequence ATGGGGAAGCTGACCTTGACCACCTTTGTCACGTTGGACGGCGTGATGCAGGCGCCCGGGGGGCCCGATGAGGATCAGAGCGGGGGGTTCGAGTACGGGGGGTGGGTCGCGCCGTTCGCCGATGAGGGGATGGGGGAGTTCATCACCGAGGTGTTCGGGCGGGCCGAGGCGTTCCTGCTCGGGCGGAAGACGTACGAGATCTTCGCCTCGTACTGGCCGGAGCACGACGACCCCGCCGACCCCGTCGCGGGCAAGCTGAACCGGCTGCCCAAGTACGTGGCGTCGACCACGCTGAAGGAGCCGGCCTGGGGGCCGGTCACCGTGCTCGACGGGGAGCACCTGCAGGGTGAGATCGTACGGGTCAAGGACGAGCTGGAGGGGGAGCTGCAGGTGCACGGCAGCGGGCAGCTCGCGCAGTGGCTGCTGGCTCGGGACCTCGTGGAAGAGATCAACCTGCTGGTGTTCCCCGTGGTTCTCGGGGCGGGGCAGAGGCTGTTCCCCACCGGCGGGCTGCCGACCGCCTATGAGGTGGTGAGCTCCCGTACGACACCGGCCGGGACCGCCGTCCACACCTACCGGCCGACGGGACGGGCCACCTTCGCGACGATCGGCGACTGA
- a CDS encoding MBL fold metallo-hydrolase, whose amino-acid sequence MKLTKRLHSCVQLEKDGRTLVIDPGAFSEPDAGLGADALLVTHEHPDHFEEGRLRAALDADPAVRLWTLRSVAEKLAPAYPGRVHTVGHGDAFTAAGFEVQVHGELHAVIHPDIPRVTNVGYLVEGSLFHPGDALTVPGVPVETLMVPVHAPWNKVSEVIDYLREVKPRRALDIHDAYLSDIARPVYDHALGALGGTDHGRLTAGDSAEL is encoded by the coding sequence ATGAAGCTCACCAAGCGGCTGCATTCCTGCGTCCAGTTGGAGAAGGACGGGCGCACGCTCGTCATCGACCCGGGCGCCTTCAGCGAACCGGACGCGGGCCTGGGGGCGGACGCCCTGCTGGTCACGCACGAACACCCCGACCACTTCGAGGAGGGCCGGCTGCGGGCCGCCCTCGACGCCGATCCGGCGGTCCGGCTGTGGACCCTGCGCAGCGTCGCCGAGAAGCTCGCCCCCGCCTATCCGGGCCGGGTGCACACCGTCGGCCACGGCGACGCCTTCACCGCGGCCGGGTTCGAGGTCCAAGTCCACGGGGAGCTGCACGCGGTGATCCACCCGGACATCCCGCGCGTCACGAACGTCGGCTACCTCGTGGAAGGTTCCCTCTTCCACCCCGGGGACGCGCTGACCGTGCCCGGCGTCCCCGTCGAGACCCTGATGGTTCCGGTGCACGCCCCCTGGAACAAGGTCTCCGAGGTGATCGACTACCTCCGCGAGGTCAAGCCGCGCCGGGCCCTGGACATCCACGACGCCTACCTCTCCGACATCGCCCGGCCCGTCTACGACCACGCCCTGGGCGCCCTCGGGGGCACCGACCACGGGCGACTCACCGCGGGGGACTCCGCCGAACTGTGA
- a CDS encoding Gfo/Idh/MocA family protein — protein sequence MRIGLIGTGRIGSFHAAVLARHPEAGSLLLADADPARAARLADRLGATAAPSVEQVFTWGVDAVVVASATEAHADLVVRAVRGGLPVFCEKPLAPDLNRTLAALREVTASGGLLQVGFMRRFDAGYGTARGLVRSGALGRLHTIRTMTADPAPPTAAYLATSGGLYRDCLVHDFDMVRWVTGREVVEVYAAGSDAGGALFRETGDIDTAAAVLTLDDGTLVTATGSRCNGAGYDVRMELAGELDQVSVGLDDRTPIASTEPHGPPPASKPWTGFLERFAPAYEAELAAFVQLVRGEEPNRCDGREALAAFRIAEACELSRRERRRVRLEELPDLPAV from the coding sequence ATGCGCATCGGCTTGATCGGAACGGGCCGGATCGGGTCCTTCCACGCGGCGGTACTGGCCCGCCACCCGGAGGCGGGCTCGCTCCTGCTCGCGGACGCCGACCCCGCGCGGGCGGCGCGCCTCGCCGACCGGCTCGGGGCCACCGCCGCGCCCTCCGTGGAGCAGGTCTTCACCTGGGGTGTGGACGCGGTGGTGGTGGCCTCGGCGACCGAGGCGCACGCGGACCTCGTCGTACGGGCGGTCCGCGGCGGACTGCCGGTGTTCTGCGAGAAGCCGCTGGCCCCGGACCTGAACCGGACCCTCGCGGCGCTGCGGGAGGTCACGGCCTCGGGCGGACTGCTCCAGGTGGGCTTCATGCGCCGCTTCGACGCGGGCTACGGCACGGCCCGGGGGCTGGTCCGCTCGGGCGCCCTGGGACGGCTGCACACCATCCGGACGATGACGGCCGATCCGGCCCCGCCGACCGCCGCGTACCTGGCGACCTCCGGCGGGCTGTACCGCGACTGCCTGGTGCACGACTTCGACATGGTCCGCTGGGTGACCGGGCGCGAGGTGGTCGAGGTGTACGCGGCCGGGTCGGACGCGGGTGGGGCGCTGTTCCGGGAGACGGGCGACATCGACACGGCGGCCGCCGTGCTGACGCTGGACGACGGGACCCTGGTCACGGCGACCGGCAGCCGCTGCAACGGCGCCGGGTACGACGTGCGGATGGAGCTGGCCGGGGAGCTGGACCAGGTCTCCGTCGGGCTGGACGACCGGACGCCGATCGCCTCCACCGAACCGCACGGCCCGCCCCCGGCGAGCAAGCCGTGGACGGGCTTCCTGGAACGTTTCGCCCCGGCCTACGAGGCCGAGCTGGCGGCCTTCGTCCAGCTGGTGCGGGGCGAGGAGCCGAATCGGTGCGACGGCCGGGAGGCGCTGGCGGCGTTCCGGATCGCGGAGGCCTGCGAGCTCTCGCGCCGGGAGCGGCGCCGGGTGCGGCTGGAGGAGCTCCCGGACCTGCCGGCTGTGTAA
- a CDS encoding DUF6278 family protein, which translates to MNIPFLGNWLNRRETEQGAGLAAALADDPEGVAELFSECEMLRVQARAAGLELDESQDSLEALDQLMPRWRRDPEAVPWLGNDAGFYLGTVIIRTVPGAAWRVWPNGQPVIRLASGRELNVIESGLAWAMTGSPELSQAYAEASEG; encoded by the coding sequence ATGAACATCCCTTTCCTGGGCAACTGGCTGAACCGGCGCGAAACGGAACAGGGTGCGGGACTCGCCGCCGCCCTCGCGGACGACCCCGAGGGCGTCGCCGAGTTGTTCTCGGAGTGCGAGATGCTGCGCGTCCAGGCACGGGCGGCCGGGCTCGAACTCGACGAGAGCCAGGACTCGTTGGAAGCCCTGGATCAGCTGATGCCGCGCTGGCGGCGGGACCCGGAGGCGGTGCCCTGGCTCGGCAACGACGCCGGCTTCTACCTCGGGACCGTGATCATCCGGACCGTTCCGGGGGCCGCCTGGCGGGTGTGGCCCAACGGTCAGCCGGTGATCCGGCTGGCCTCGGGCCGGGAGCTGAACGTGATCGAGTCGGGCCTGGCCTGGGCGATGACCGGATCCCCCGAGCTCAGCCAGGCGTACGCCGAGGCCTCCGAGGGCTGA
- a CDS encoding exodeoxyribonuclease III yields the protein MRIATFNVNSITARLPRLLAWLESSGTDVLCIQETKCSAEQFPYDELRELGYESAVNATGRWNGVALLSKVGLEDVVLGLPGGPDYEGVQEPRAISATCGGVRVWSVYVPNGREVEHDHYGYKLDWFRALTTAIAEEAAGPLPFAVLGDFNVAPTDEDVYDPAVFAGLTHVTPAERAALEALRAAGLSDVFPRALKYDRPYTFWDYRMLAFPKNKGMRIDLVYGNEPFTKAVTDSYVDREERKGKGASDHAPVVVDLDLGR from the coding sequence ATGCGTATCGCCACCTTCAACGTCAACTCCATCACCGCCCGGCTGCCGCGCCTGCTGGCCTGGCTGGAGAGCTCCGGCACGGATGTCCTGTGCATCCAGGAGACCAAGTGCTCGGCGGAGCAGTTCCCCTACGACGAGCTGCGCGAGCTGGGCTACGAATCGGCGGTCAACGCCACCGGCCGATGGAACGGCGTGGCCCTGCTCTCCAAGGTCGGCCTGGAGGACGTGGTCCTCGGGCTGCCCGGCGGGCCCGACTACGAGGGCGTCCAGGAACCCCGCGCGATCTCCGCCACCTGCGGCGGGGTCCGGGTCTGGTCGGTGTACGTGCCCAACGGGCGCGAGGTCGAGCACGACCACTACGGCTACAAGCTGGACTGGTTCCGCGCCCTGACCACGGCCATCGCCGAGGAGGCGGCCGGTCCGCTGCCGTTCGCGGTGCTCGGCGACTTCAACGTGGCCCCGACCGACGAGGACGTCTACGATCCGGCCGTCTTCGCGGGCCTCACCCATGTCACCCCCGCCGAGCGGGCCGCGCTGGAGGCGCTGCGCGCCGCCGGGCTCTCGGACGTGTTCCCGCGCGCGCTGAAGTACGACCGTCCCTACACCTTCTGGGACTACCGGATGCTCGCCTTCCCCAAGAACAAGGGCATGCGCATCGACCTGGTCTACGGGAACGAGCCCTTCACCAAGGCCGTCACCGACTCCTACGTCGACCGCGAGGAGCGCAAGGGCAAGGGCGCGTCCGACCACGCGCCCGTCGTCGTGGACCTGGACCTCGGCCGGTAG
- a CDS encoding DMT family transporter has translation MTVISPALEAAPRRAWFADLPVLAVAVVWGGSYLAAKGITTTHTVVAVLVLRFALVLPVLVVAGWARLRALRPAQLRGAGLLGLVLGGIFLLETYGVVHTSATNAGLIISLTMIFTPLAEAAVRKQAPSTGFLGAAAVSVAGVVLLTQGAGFTAPSLGDLLILGAALARTLHVLLMARIEAVQDADSLSLTTVQLGAAVLVFALLAAAPGTGDSTWAAAAGFGAAEWAGLAFLSVFCTLFAFFVQMWAVRRTSPSRVSLLLGTEPLWAAVAGIVIGGEEPGFLGYAGALLVLVGTAWGRRAVTAA, from the coding sequence TTGACCGTGATCTCGCCCGCCCTCGAAGCCGCCCCGCGCCGGGCCTGGTTCGCCGATCTGCCCGTGCTGGCCGTCGCCGTCGTCTGGGGCGGCAGCTATCTCGCGGCCAAGGGCATCACCACCACCCACACCGTCGTCGCCGTGCTCGTGCTCCGGTTCGCGCTGGTGCTGCCCGTGCTCGTCGTCGCCGGGTGGGCGCGGCTGCGCGCCCTGCGCCCCGCCCAGCTGCGCGGCGCCGGGCTGCTGGGCCTCGTACTCGGCGGGATCTTCCTACTGGAGACCTACGGGGTCGTCCACACCTCCGCCACCAACGCCGGGCTGATCATCAGCCTGACGATGATCTTCACCCCGCTCGCCGAAGCGGCCGTCAGGAAGCAGGCGCCCTCCACCGGTTTCCTCGGCGCCGCCGCCGTCTCCGTCGCCGGGGTCGTGCTCCTCACCCAGGGCGCCGGCTTCACCGCCCCCAGCCTCGGTGACCTGCTCATCCTCGGCGCCGCCCTCGCCCGGACCCTGCACGTCCTGCTGATGGCCCGCATCGAGGCCGTCCAGGACGCCGACTCGCTGTCCCTGACCACCGTGCAGCTCGGGGCCGCCGTGCTCGTCTTCGCGCTGCTGGCCGCCGCGCCCGGGACCGGTGACAGCACCTGGGCCGCGGCCGCCGGCTTCGGGGCCGCCGAGTGGGCCGGGCTCGCCTTCCTCTCCGTCTTCTGCACCCTCTTCGCCTTCTTCGTGCAGATGTGGGCCGTACGCCGCACCTCGCCCTCCCGGGTCAGCCTGCTGCTGGGTACCGAACCCCTGTGGGCCGCCGTCGCCGGCATCGTCATCGGAGGGGAGGAGCCCGGGTTCCTCGGCTACGCGGGAGCCCTCCTGGTCCTCGTCGGCACCGCCTGGGGGCGGCGCGCCGTCACCGCCGCATGA
- a CDS encoding barstar family protein has protein sequence MAGEVPVTAEVDFPLYVVSDEESGDVLVAAEGVEGFFVAPEEELSEVAFLRAHEVEKGRRRVEEAVLGVMNRRREKVGEYFIGRVVLGDTGLAAPDGNISRVEYRFFGNRCEYPEAERIWRRWASGIALEKGEWLRWPMSYQSAWLHVVQNSWFTSNRRAARYGVDDVIYLDGAHISTKSGFFCALGEAVNGAGGYFGSNLDALTDCISSNCGEGPPVKIVWRDFQVSQAFLDGAFLDSVAEVMREFRVDFDTC, from the coding sequence ATGGCTGGCGAAGTGCCCGTAACGGCTGAGGTGGATTTTCCGCTGTACGTGGTATCGGATGAAGAGTCTGGGGATGTGCTTGTTGCGGCTGAAGGGGTAGAGGGTTTTTTTGTTGCCCCGGAAGAAGAGTTGTCGGAAGTAGCCTTCCTGAGAGCTCATGAGGTTGAAAAGGGTAGGCGAAGAGTCGAAGAAGCAGTGCTGGGCGTCATGAATCGCCGACGGGAGAAGGTTGGTGAGTACTTCATTGGGCGGGTTGTGCTCGGAGATACGGGCCTAGCGGCGCCAGACGGTAATATCTCGAGAGTCGAGTACCGGTTCTTTGGCAATCGCTGCGAATATCCTGAAGCTGAGCGAATTTGGCGACGTTGGGCATCGGGAATCGCCCTGGAGAAAGGCGAATGGCTTCGATGGCCGATGAGCTATCAGAGTGCATGGCTGCACGTTGTTCAGAATTCTTGGTTCACTTCGAATCGTAGGGCTGCCCGCTATGGAGTGGATGACGTAATCTACTTGGATGGTGCGCACATCTCTACAAAGTCGGGATTTTTCTGCGCATTGGGTGAGGCGGTAAATGGTGCGGGTGGATACTTTGGGTCGAATCTTGATGCTCTTACAGACTGCATTTCTTCGAACTGTGGCGAGGGGCCTCCAGTGAAGATTGTTTGGCGAGATTTTCAGGTATCTCAAGCATTTCTAGATGGCGCCTTTCTGGATTCAGTCGCGGAAGTGATGCGCGAATTTCGCGTAGATTTCGACACTTGCTGA